The sequence below is a genomic window from Streptomyces sp. NBC_00289.
GCGGGATGCGGCGAGGATGGGGGCATGGACAAGAAGGAACTGGCGGAATTCCTGCGCCACCGGCGCGAGACGCTGCGGCCCCGCGACGTCGGGCTGGCCGAGGGGCCACGCAGGCGTACGCGGGGGCTGCGCCGCGAGGAGGTCGCGCAGCTCGCCGGCATGTCCACCGACTACTACGCCCGGCTGGAACAGCGGCGTGCTCCGCAGCCCTCCGTCCAGATCACCACGGCTCTCGCCCGGGCACTGCGGCTGACCCTGGACGAACGCGACCATCTCTTCGTCCTCATCGGCCACAACGCCCCGGCCCGCTTCCAACGCTCCGAACATGTCAGCCCGACGCTGCTGCGGGTCCTGGACCGCCTGGACGACTCCCCGGCCATGGTGCAGACCGACCTGTTCGACACCCTCGCGATGAACCCCGTGGCCGTCGCGCTGCTCGGCGACCAGACCCGCCACACCGGTCTGGCCCGCAGCGGCTACTACCGCTGGTTCATGGACCCGGCCGAGCGTCTGATGGTTCCCGAGGAGACCCACGAACGCCACGGCCGTGCCCAGGCAGCGCGCCTGCGGGCCGCGCTGACATCCGGCAGCGACACCCCCCGGGCCGCCCTGATCCTCGCCGAACTCCAGGAACACAGCCCCGAGTTCGTCCGCATGTGGGAACTTCAGGAAGTCGCGCAACGCTACGACGACTGCAAGGCCGTCCTCCATCCCGAACTCGGCCGCATCGACGTCGACGCCCAGCTCCTGTACACCGAGAACCGCGCCCAAACCCTGGTCGTGCTGACCACTCGCCCAGGCACGGAGAGCCACAGCAAACTCGAGCTGCTCTCCGTCATCGGACACCAACAGCTCACACCCTGACGTCCTGGACCCCGGGGGCTCCTACGAGCGGCGATGTCGTCGTGGATCCGGGCGGCGACCACCTCGGCGAGCTTGGCCCGCGCTCCCTCGACCAGTCCGGCTCGACCACGTTCCCCGCGATCCGCGGCCCTCGCCGACGCACCCGGTGCTTCTCGATCCAGGCGGCCACCGACTCCAGATGGGGGCCCAGCACGGTCTGGGCACGCGCGTCACCGGCGATGACCGCGTCGACGACCGCGCGGTGAGCCTCGTGCGAGGTCTCCTTCGCGGTGTGCATCTCGGCCTTGCGGTCCTGGCTGAACCGGATCGAGGCCCAGTTCACGGCCCTTCGCTACTTCGCCCTGGACGGCACCGACCGCCCCACCCACGAGGCCCAGGGCAGCATGATCCGCCGCTACATCATCTGGCGGAACAAGCACGCCACCGACAAGCGCCTCAACGACGTCGCAACCAGGGCGGACGCCGCCTGACTCCGGCTGTGACAGCTCTCCTCACCACAGATGCAGGAAGCTCCGGGCGTCGTCAAAGCCATCAAGAGCCCGACCGTCCACCTCCTTCGGATCCGCCTCCGCACGCGCCGCCAGCGACTCCACGAGCGCAAGGGCCTCAGCACTGAGGTATCCGAAGCGCCGGGCGGTATGTCCAAGGCACAGACCAGCCAGGCCCAGCAAAGGGCTCCCCGGCACAGCCCGCGTCCCGACCTGCACGCACCAGTGCTCGACGAACTCCCGATCCTCGTCGTTCAACGCACTCCCGACCAAGACACTTGCCGCCTCACCCTCGTGCGCGCGGTCGCGAAGCGCCCGCTCCAGCGTCTCGACCACCGCCTCGTGAGGCAGCGCGGGCGGATTCTCGAAGCGCAGATGAGAGTGCACCCCACGAGGGTACGGGCCTGCGACCACGGGGAGACCAGGGCGAACGGGCGATCACCGGGACCCGGTTGCCGCCGGCCGAGGCCAGCAGCATCATCGCCCGCCGGTAACGCACCGTGCTGGTGCTGCCCCGGCGCACGATCTGCTGCAGCTTCTGCCCCTCCTGGTCGGTCAGTCTGCGCACACGGACAGGCTCGGCCACCACACCCCCACGATCGGATCGGACGTCACCGCACATCCAGCCGTCCCGATCGTCGCCGCGCCGAACGTTCCATGTCAGAGGACTACATGTCGCGCTGGGCCTCGATTTCGGCGGCCATAGCAGCCATGTCGCGTACGTGCGTGTAGTACCTGGTCGCGTACTCGTCGTCGATCGCCGGAAGGACCCGCTCGAACACGGTCATCAGCCGCGTCAGGCCCGCGCGGCGCTGTTCGTTGAGCGGACCTTCGACGACGCCGAGGGCATAGCCATAGGCGTCCGCGTCGAGCATCACCATGTCCTGGCTCTCGATGTCGAGGCCGCGAAAGCCGGGTGGGAACGGCATGGCCATGTGCTCGGCCATCCTCTGCGTGAGGGCGTCGACCCTCTCTTCGGACATGCGGAGATCTTGCCAGGAACTCACCGGCGTCGAGGTTCAGTTCGCGGACCAGGTCAGAGCACTAGTAGAGCTTGGTCAGCTTCACTCGTGGGTGGCGTGTCCGCTGGTCCGTGAGGGTCGTTGAGGTGGTGTGACACCTGAGGAGATGGCCTCGGTCCGGGAGGACCTGGAGGCGTTCGCGGCGGAGTTGTTCGACGGGTTCTTCCGTGCGGATCAGCGGCGGTGGGGGCAGGCGTACGTGCGCGGATTGTTGCTGGACGGGCGGCGTAAGTCGGTGGAGCCGATGGCGGCCCGACTGGGTGAGGACGGTAATCGTCAGGCGCTGGCGCATTTCATCACCTCCAGTCCGTGGGATCCGGCGCATGTGCGGGCCCGGCTGGCCTGGCGGATGCACGAGGCGATCGGTCCAGAGGCATTGATCGTCGATGACACCGGCTTTTTGAAGGACGGGGATGCCTCGGCGTGTGTGTCACGGCAGTACACCGGCACCGCGGGCAAGGTCACCAAGTGCCAGGTGGGGGTTTCGCTGCATCTGGCGCGCGAGAGGGCCTCGGCGGCGGTGAACTGGCGGCTGTTCCTGCCCGCGTCCTGGGATCCCGACTCGCCGGAGGCGGACCCGGACAAGGTCGCCCGCCGCAGTCGCTGCGGCATCCCCGACCGGGTGGGGCATGTCGAGAAGTGGCAGCTGGCCCTGGACATGATCGACGAGAGCCGGTCGTGGGGCATCGACATCCCCCTGGTCGTCGCGGACGCCGGATACGGGGACGCCGCCGCCTTCCGCCACGGTCTGGAAGAACGCAACCTGCCCTACGCGGTGGGCATTTCCTCCCGCCACACCGCCCATCCGGCCGACGCCCGGCCCGTCCAGCCCGCCTACGCGGGAACCGGCCGGCCACCGCGAATGCAGTATCCCGAGCCTGCGCAGACCGTGAAAGACCTGGTCATCGCGGCCGGGAGGACGGCCACGAGGCCGGTGTCCTGGCGGGAAGGCTCCCGCCCGGGCAAAGGAATCAGCGGCTTCAAACGCATCTACTCGCGGTTCGTGGCTCTGCGCATCCGCCCGGCCGGACGCGGCGTCCGCCAGGCCACCGACGGCCCTGAACTGCCCGAACGCTGGCTGCTGGCCGAATGGCCCGCCACCGAACCCGAACCCGTGCAGTTCTGGCTCTCCAGCCTGCCCTCCGGCATGCCACTGGCGACCCTGGTGAGGCTGGCCAAGCTGCGCTGGCGCATCGAACACGACTACCGCGAGATGAAACAGGCCCTGGGACTTGCCCACTTCGAAGGCCGCACCTGGAACGGCTGGCACCACCACGTCACCCTCGTCTCCGCCGCCCACGCCTTCTGCACCCTGCAACGACTGGCACGAGACCCAAAAGACGCGGCGCAGGTCTGAGCCTCTACCAAGTCGTCCGAGAACTCCAGACACTTCTCGCCGCCTGGACCGGTGCTTGCCCCACCTGCCACCGCGACATACCCACACCGATACGGACCTGACCAAGCCCTACTAGAGGTCAGGTGTTGGTGTGGCGTCCACCTTGGTCACCTGGGTGCCGATGGAGTAGACGGCAGGTTTGCCGTCTGCGGAGATGATTCCGAGTTCCGTCTGTGCGTAGTGGCGGACGACCTTGTTCATGCGCGCGTCCGGGTTGTGCTGGACCAACGGCTTGTCCGAGTCGCCGAGGTTGATATAGGAGTTGAGGTCCTTGGCGAGGAAGGTCTCATCGACGGCGCTGTCGGACAACACGAGCGCGCCTCCGTCAGCGGTTTTCGCGGCGAAGACGTCCCCGGGGTGGGGGGCGGTCTTTGTGAAGTCGACCCAGGCGTGCTCGTCCAGGTTGCTGGCCCGCTCGGTGTACCAGGAACTGCCGGTGCGTCGGGCTGAGGTGTTGGCGAGCGGGGTGTTGTGGCCGCCTGTCACCCACAGGTCGGTGACCAGTTCCGGCAACTGCGAGGGCGCCGTCTTACCGATCTTGGTGTCCGGGTCGGCGACCTTCATCAGCCCGGACTTGTCGAGGGCGATGTGCGGCACCTTGGCCACGTCAGACCCCCCGAAGTCGCGGGCAACGACCATCCGCCAGCCGTCACCGGAGCGCTTGAAGACGAGGAACCTGATGTTCTTCGACCACAGCTTGCCCGGCTTGCCATGGGTGAGGTCCGCGCCTTGGGTGCGCACCAGGAACCAGTTGGTCTTCGAGGAGGCGGGCGGGATGTAGAAGGTGCGGTTGACGTACGCGAACGGAGCGAGATTGTCCGCGACGTCGCTCTTGTCGAGGGCTGGGATCTGTGTGAAGTACGCCTGGTCCATCGCAAGGACAGCGCCACCTTCCGCCTTCGCCATGAGCGAGGCGGAACGCTGGGCGTTGGCCCGGTTGTTGAGCTTCTGATAGGCGTCCACCGTCTTGTTCGCCTCGGCCTTGGTGAGCAACGGCCTCTCGGCCGGCGCAGCGTCCGGGGCCTCGGAGGCTATGTCGGCGGTGGAACATCCGGTCAAGGAAGCCGCAGTTGAGAAGACGACCGCGGCGAACACGCCCATGCGCGTGGCACGGGTCATGTGAGCAGAGCGGGCCAAGTGAGCCATGGCAAGGTATCCCCGTTTCTTGTGTACTTTCGGCGACCGTCCTGGGCAGTGCGCACGAGAAGATCGCTGTGCCACGGTATCGATCCCTCTCCCCCGGGCGGCAACTCCAGCCTCGCTCCGGAACCGGACCGTAACTTTCCGTCTCAACGAACATCCGCTCGCATCCGCGGAGTTGAGCGCCCTCCTGGTCAGCCGCGACCCGACCCTGCCCGAACGCCTCGGCCCTGTCGTCGCCGACGCGGACTGAACCCAGTGGACGTGCACAAGGCGAGCGACCGCCTGCGGGAAGGCATCTGGCGGCTACACCAACCCTCCCGCGTCTGAAGCGGCGGTTTCGGCCCCGGCACCCTCAGGCCTCTGTGGTGTCGCAGCCTTCTCCGTGGTGGCCGCAGCCTCTCCGCCGCATTCCCGTGGCGGCGCACCGGGCCGCGTCGCACCGTTCCCGAGAGCCGCCCGCGGGCCGGACAGTGCGCTCGCCGACGCCACGATCATCGAACGGCAATCGCGACCGCCACTCTCCGGCGCGGCGGGCCCTCAACGTCCTGTGCGCGCGGCACCCGCCCGCTGGTCCGGTGCCTTGCCTCCGGGACCCGGACGCCTCCGAGGAGGACGAGGATCGACGGCCGGCACACCCGAGCGACTCGGCCACTCGTCGCGCCCCGCGGGTGCCTGCGACCCGCCCTGTGGTGACGTTCGCGGCAGGGGTGTCACACCAAGTCAGGTGCACTCTCCTGGGCGGGATCCTCGGATGCCGGGTGATCTGGACCGGCGGCCGGGGCGGCGGCACGCAGCGCCGCTTCGACCCGGCGGTTGCTGGTCATGGATGCCGTGACGGCCGTCATCGCCAGGAGGAGGACGGCAGCGGCGTAGAGCGGGGTGCGGATGTCGTAGGTGGTGGCCAGCCAGCCGCCGAGGAAGGCCCCCATGGGGGCGGCGCACATGGCCAACATGCGGGAGGTGGAGGCGACCCGGCCCATCAGGCGGGCGGGGACGATCGCCTGCCGGAGGGAGGGGCCGAGCACCATCGTGGCGCCCATGCCGGCCCCGCAGACGGCGAGCGCCAGTCCGGCGACGTACGGGTTCGGGGCGACGGCCAGGCCCAGGATGGCGAGCCCTTCCACCGCGGCCGTGCAGCTGAGCGCGGCGCCGGTGCCAAGTCGGCGGCCGAGGAAGGAGGCGATGCCCGCGCCGAGCAGGCCGCCGGTGGCCTCCGCTGCGAGGAGCAGCCCGAAGCCGTAGGTGTCGATGCCGAGGCGGTCGTGCGCGAAGAGGGCGAGGACGGTCTCCACGGCGAGGAAGGCGATGTTCCCGACCGCCGGGCGGAGCGCGAGCCCGAGCAGCACCCGGTCCCGGAAGACGTACGAGGCCCCGGCCCGCGCCTGCCGAAGCAGCGACTCGCGGACCTCCGGCACGGGCCGGGGCATGGCGGGCAGCGACCGTACGAGCAATGCGGAGAGCGCGAACGACACCGCGTCGGTGAGCAGTGGAACCGCCCGCCCGAGCGCGAGCAGCGCACTGCCCGCAGGGGGCCCGGCGAAGCCGGACATGGCGGTCTGGGCGCCGCGCAGGCGGGAGTTGGCGCGCTCCAGGAGTGCGGGGTCGCGGCCGAGCAGATCCGGTAGATAGGCCGTGGCGGCCGTGTCGAAGAAGAGTCCGCCGAGGCCGAGCAGGAAGGCGACGGCCGCGAGCAGCGGAATGCTCAGCATGTCGAGCGCGGCCGCCGCCGCGGCTATCGCGAGCAGCACCGCACGCGCCGCGTCCGCGGCCCACATCGTGCGCCGGCGGTCCCAGCGGTCCACGAGCGCGCCGCCGAGCACCCCGAAGAGCAGCCACGGCAGCGTCCCGGCGGCCGTGACGACGGCGAGCGCCATCGGATCCCGTGTCAACGTCAACGCGAGCAGCGGCAGCGCGGCATGCGACACCCCGTCACCGAGCGAGGAGATCGTCTGCGCGGTCCACAGCCGTCCGAACCCGGTCGGCAACTTCCGGAAGTCTGAGGTCACTTGGCGCCCCCTTCGGCCTGCTGGCGCGATGCCGGGTGGAACAGCGCGAAGACGAGTGACGCGTCCGGCAGCGACGGATCGGACAGCTCCCGGTACTCGTCCGCCAGCGCCTGCAGCCGCTCCCCCAGCTGCGCGAACTGCTCCTCGGTGAGCCGCAGATGCGCCATCCGTACGTGCCGCTCGCCATCCACCGGCGACGCCTCCAGGTCCGCCACCGCATGCCGCATCAGCACATCCGGCCCTCCCTCGCCCGGATCCGGCAGCGCGATCGCCCGCGCGGCCATCGCGTAGTACCGCTCGGTGACCCCCCGCACCTTCCGCGTCCGTACCACCTTCACCAGGCCGGCCCGCTCCAGCAGCCGTACGTGATAGCTGGAACTCCCCTTCGCAAGGCCCACCCGCTCGGCGATCTGCGTGATCGTCGCCGGCTCGAAGCGGAGCACGGCCATGATCCGGTGACGCGTGAGGTTGGAGACGGCGCGCAGCTGCTCGTCCGTGGTGACGTGAAACGTCTCGGGGAGATCATCGGTAGGCATGCCCTCAATGGTCAACGTTTCTTGACCATTGCGCAAGGGGTTCGTTCAAGAACCCCGGAGGGCTTCATGGCACAGTGTCCGCACCCACTTCCGACGGCCTGCGGATGCGCGCCGAGCAAGTACTCGGCAACTGCCCGAACTACCCGCAGAGCCGCGTCATCACCGGGCCGGCCGATGCCGCGCCGGCCGGGAAAGCGCGCACCGGCGAGGAGCTCACCGACGGCCGGCGACGCTGGATCGAGCAGGCCGCCACCTTCTTCATCGCAAGCCGCGCCGCCGAGCACGGCGCGGACTCGTCACACCGCGGCGGCATGCCGGGCTTCGTCACCGTCGCGGGGCCCCAGGTATGGCTTGGGTCAGCGCTGCCCGCCCAAGATGATCCTCCAGATGCGGGTTGCCACCTGGAGATTGAGGCGGGTGTCCACATCCGCCAGGTCGCGGTCGCTGATCTCGCGGATGCGCTGGAGGCGGTAGCGCAGGGTGCTGCGGTGGACCGTCAGCGCGGCGGCCGCATCGTCGTAGTTGCCTCCGCAGTCGAAGTAGCGCGAGAGCGTCTCCACCAACTCCGTGTCGTGCTCTGCGTCGTAGTCGATCAGCTGGCCGAGCCACTCTCGCACGAAGCCTTGTAGCTCTCGAAGATCGTTGCCGGGCCCCAGGATCCGGTACAGCCCGAGGTCGTCGAAGAACGTCGTCCCGCTGCGCTGGCGGGAGTTCTGCCGCACCTCCAGGGCCCGCATTGCCTCCTGATAGCAGCGGGGAATGGCGTCTGGGGAGTCGCAGCGGGTGCTCACCCCGATCGCTCCGTCGGGCGTCCCCAGCTCATGGGCCAGCACCGCGTGCACGGCATTGTCGTCGGGCCGTGCTTCGGTCAGCAGGACCACCCGGTCGCCGCGACGGGTGATCAGCGGACGGGTCGCCGTGGTGGCCGTGGCGGCCGTTGCTTGCTCGACGGCGCGGGTGAAGGAGCCGTCTGCGGCGTTGCCCGGCCAGTGCACCACGACCACGTAATGGGTACGTTGCAGGTCGTGGCCCACGGCTTCGGCCCGGGCGTAGGCGCCCTGCTGGTCGGTGCCCTCCAACAGGTCGTCGACCAGCTGGCGGCGCAGCCGCAGTTCGACCTCGGCGAGTTCGCGCATGTGCATGAGTTCCTGGGCGAGCGACTGCTGGGCGTGATCCAGGGCGAACATGGTGTGCTCGTCGGCCGTCGCGTCGGGGTCCTCGATGGCGAGTACGCCGAGGACGTCGCCGCGCGGGCGGGCCAGGGCGATCAGCCGATTCTTGACTCTGACCGGGCCCGCCTCGCGCGCGACCTGCCCCAGCATCTCTTCCTGGTAGGTCGAGGACCGCACCGGATAGGGGTCGGGCCGGTCGGGACCTGCCCAGGACCTCAGGTTGCCGAACCGGTCCTCGACGAGCGCCGACAGCCCGGTGAGCTCGTACAGCGCTTGGGTGATGGCGTCCTCCCCGCCATCCCGGGCAGCGACACGGGCCAGGGTCTCGTGCACGGTCTTCTGCAGGTGCAGCTCGGAGCGCATCGCGTCCAGCCGCCGCAGTGCGGTGTCGCGTTCGGTGCCGAGTCGGCTCAGTTCGCCGGCGTTGTCGTGCTGCGCGGCGTGCGTGACCGTCAGTGACAGGGCCGCCGATGTGAGCCCCACGAGGGTGGAGAGGAGAAAGTGCCCCTGCTCGTCGGGCCCGGAGTGGGAGGAGACGAGGATGTAGCCCAGCAGACCGTCGGCCCCGCGCAGGCCGAACGCCCAGTTCCAGGACCGCTCCGGAAGGGATACGGAGCCGTCAGCCTCGCCCAACTCCTCCACCTGCGCGTCGTCGACCGTTGGCGCTCCCGCGTCGTGGCCGGGGACGCGGGCCAAACCGTCGCCCGTCGCGAGGTACCCGGCATCGGCGTGGTAGGGACCAAGGGCACTGACGTGCCGCATGGCCAACCGCAGGATCTCACTCTGCTCCGCGCAGGTGAACAGGGTGCGGGACAGCATCAACAGCCCGTGCGGGTCCAGCGCCGCGAGCAGACCGGGGTCGCGCCGTTCGGTGCCCGCGGTGTCGCCCGGGCGGGTCACTTCCTGGTCGGGGACATGAGAGGACAGCCTCTGCCTCTGTGACGGACGGCAGGCCATAGATCACTCCGTTCTCCGGTCATCGGAGGCGATCAAGCGAATCGTGGGATCCACGCCGGGGCGAGCCCTGAGTACCCAGCCCCGGCAAGACCATCCGGCTCGTATGGATTTGTTCCTGTTCTCGTGGACCGACCGGCTGCGTCGGTTTCTGACCTGCCGGGCGCAGGCGGAGCGCGCTGCTCTCTTGCCACGCTTGGCTTTTCAGGGATCGCCGGCGCACCGGCGACCGTGGGAGGAAAGGACTGGCTGATGAAGGAGCAGGCCCGCAGGACCATCGCCTCGTACACGACGTACCAGGAGGCGGAACGCGCCGTCGATCACCTCTCTGATCAGGGTTTTCCCGTCGAGAGGGTGGCCATCATCGGGCAGGACGTGCGCCTGGTCGAGCAGGTGACCGGCCGCATGGGATATGGCGGGGCCGCCCTGCACGGCGCGGCGAGCGGCGCCCTGCCCGGCGCACTGATCGGATGGATCTTCGGGCTGCTGAACTGGCTGGACCCTGTCGTGTCTGGGCTGCTCCTCGCCTTGTACGGGCTGGTTTTCGGAGCACTCGTCGGCGCGCTGCTGGGCTTGCTGGTGCACGCGGCCCAAGGTGGCCGCCGGGATTTCGCCTCGGTGAGCTTCATGCAGCCCGACCGGTACGAC
It includes:
- a CDS encoding general stress protein, producing MKEQARRTIASYTTYQEAERAVDHLSDQGFPVERVAIIGQDVRLVEQVTGRMGYGGAALHGAASGALPGALIGWIFGLLNWLDPVVSGLLLALYGLVFGALVGALLGLLVHAAQGGRRDFASVSFMQPDRYDVVVDDAVADEAVRLLAELPSGTGTGTGSGAWKSSHPRSGPAVT
- a CDS encoding PucR family transcriptional regulator — encoded protein: MACRPSQRQRLSSHVPDQEVTRPGDTAGTERRDPGLLAALDPHGLLMLSRTLFTCAEQSEILRLAMRHVSALGPYHADAGYLATGDGLARVPGHDAGAPTVDDAQVEELGEADGSVSLPERSWNWAFGLRGADGLLGYILVSSHSGPDEQGHFLLSTLVGLTSAALSLTVTHAAQHDNAGELSRLGTERDTALRRLDAMRSELHLQKTVHETLARVAARDGGEDAITQALYELTGLSALVEDRFGNLRSWAGPDRPDPYPVRSSTYQEEMLGQVAREAGPVRVKNRLIALARPRGDVLGVLAIEDPDATADEHTMFALDHAQQSLAQELMHMRELAEVELRLRRQLVDDLLEGTDQQGAYARAEAVGHDLQRTHYVVVVHWPGNAADGSFTRAVEQATAATATTATRPLITRRGDRVVLLTEARPDDNAVHAVLAHELGTPDGAIGVSTRCDSPDAIPRCYQEAMRALEVRQNSRQRSGTTFFDDLGLYRILGPGNDLRELQGFVREWLGQLIDYDAEHDTELVETLSRYFDCGGNYDDAAAALTVHRSTLRYRLQRIREISDRDLADVDTRLNLQVATRIWRIILGGQR
- a CDS encoding ArsR/SmtB family transcription factor; its protein translation is MPTDDLPETFHVTTDEQLRAVSNLTRHRIMAVLRFEPATITQIAERVGLAKGSSSYHVRLLERAGLVKVVRTRKVRGVTERYYAMAARAIALPDPGEGGPDVLMRHAVADLEASPVDGERHVRMAHLRLTEEQFAQLGERLQALADEYRELSDPSLPDASLVFALFHPASRQQAEGGAK
- a CDS encoding IS701 family transposase yields the protein MASVREDLEAFAAELFDGFFRADQRRWGQAYVRGLLLDGRRKSVEPMAARLGEDGNRQALAHFITSSPWDPAHVRARLAWRMHEAIGPEALIVDDTGFLKDGDASACVSRQYTGTAGKVTKCQVGVSLHLARERASAAVNWRLFLPASWDPDSPEADPDKVARRSRCGIPDRVGHVEKWQLALDMIDESRSWGIDIPLVVADAGYGDAAAFRHGLEERNLPYAVGISSRHTAHPADARPVQPAYAGTGRPPRMQYPEPAQTVKDLVIAAGRTATRPVSWREGSRPGKGISGFKRIYSRFVALRIRPAGRGVRQATDGPELPERWLLAEWPATEPEPVQFWLSSLPSGMPLATLVRLAKLRWRIEHDYREMKQALGLAHFEGRTWNGWHHHVTLVSAAHAFCTLQRLARDPKDAAQV
- a CDS encoding MFS transporter, whose product is MTSDFRKLPTGFGRLWTAQTISSLGDGVSHAALPLLALTLTRDPMALAVVTAAGTLPWLLFGVLGGALVDRWDRRRTMWAADAARAVLLAIAAAAAALDMLSIPLLAAVAFLLGLGGLFFDTAATAYLPDLLGRDPALLERANSRLRGAQTAMSGFAGPPAGSALLALGRAVPLLTDAVSFALSALLVRSLPAMPRPVPEVRESLLRQARAGASYVFRDRVLLGLALRPAVGNIAFLAVETVLALFAHDRLGIDTYGFGLLLAAEATGGLLGAGIASFLGRRLGTGAALSCTAAVEGLAILGLAVAPNPYVAGLALAVCGAGMGATMVLGPSLRQAIVPARLMGRVASTSRMLAMCAAPMGAFLGGWLATTYDIRTPLYAAAVLLLAMTAVTASMTSNRRVEAALRAAAPAAGPDHPASEDPAQESAPDLV
- a CDS encoding helix-turn-helix transcriptional regulator, whose amino-acid sequence is MDKKELAEFLRHRRETLRPRDVGLAEGPRRRTRGLRREEVAQLAGMSTDYYARLEQRRAPQPSVQITTALARALRLTLDERDHLFVLIGHNAPARFQRSEHVSPTLLRVLDRLDDSPAMVQTDLFDTLAMNPVAVALLGDQTRHTGLARSGYYRWFMDPAERLMVPEETHERHGRAQAARLRAALTSGSDTPRAALILAELQEHSPEFVRMWELQEVAQRYDDCKAVLHPELGRIDVDAQLLYTENRAQTLVVLTTRPGTESHSKLELLSVIGHQQLTP